A stretch of Anaeromyxobacter dehalogenans 2CP-1 DNA encodes these proteins:
- a CDS encoding alpha/beta hydrolase, with protein sequence MAPRLAARAAGRLILTPPRHRPPPAEREALARAEPLALPGRDGALRAWRVGQGPAVLLLHGWGGRAGQLLPIAEALAAAGCSAVTLDAPAHGASPGCLASMIHFAEAARAAAAAVGARMAVGHSLGGSAVVLAMIRGLRLDTAVAISPPRGPAGFVAQAAAELGVSAAALGEDMERRLGVSPDALDLPRLAPPGAAPLLVIHDPGDREIPFADGAALAEGWPTARLLATQGLGHRRILRDAGVIAAVVAQARQWLPRCGGCGRLATTAGPEPRCAGCAMADDLWDRDARWAAS encoded by the coding sequence GTGGCGCCCCGCCTCGCCGCGCGCGCCGCCGGCCGGCTCATCCTGACGCCGCCGCGGCACCGCCCCCCGCCCGCCGAGCGCGAGGCGCTCGCGCGCGCCGAGCCGCTGGCGCTCCCTGGCCGCGACGGTGCGCTGCGCGCCTGGCGCGTCGGGCAGGGCCCGGCGGTGCTCCTGCTGCACGGCTGGGGCGGCCGCGCCGGCCAGCTCCTCCCGATCGCGGAGGCGCTCGCGGCGGCGGGCTGCAGCGCCGTCACCCTGGACGCGCCCGCGCACGGGGCGTCGCCCGGGTGTCTCGCGTCGATGATCCACTTCGCCGAGGCGGCCCGCGCGGCGGCGGCGGCGGTGGGCGCCCGCATGGCGGTGGGCCACTCGCTGGGCGGCTCGGCGGTCGTGCTCGCCATGATCCGCGGGCTGCGCCTCGACACGGCGGTGGCGATCTCGCCGCCGCGCGGGCCGGCCGGCTTCGTGGCCCAGGCGGCCGCCGAGCTGGGCGTCTCCGCCGCGGCGCTCGGGGAGGACATGGAGCGAAGGCTGGGCGTCTCCCCGGACGCGCTCGACCTCCCGCGGCTCGCCCCGCCTGGCGCGGCGCCGCTCCTCGTGATCCACGATCCCGGGGATCGCGAGATCCCGTTCGCGGACGGTGCCGCGCTCGCCGAGGGCTGGCCCACCGCGCGGCTGCTCGCGACGCAGGGCCTGGGCCACCGCCGCATCCTGCGCGACGCTGGCGTGATCGCCGCCGTGGTGGCGCAGGCCCGGCAGTGGCTGCCGCGCTGCGGCGGGTGCGGACGCCTGGCGACGACCGCCGGACCCGAGCCGCGCTGCGCCGGCTGCGCGATGGCGGACGACCTCTGGGACCGCGACGCCCGGTGGGCGGCCTCCTGA
- a CDS encoding M1 family metallopeptidase, which produces MTLLRRAAPPPPRPALLAAAALLALATRAAAGPAAPPGPSRAPAPGAGEEPPPLLQLPADVRPVRYALDLEILPEREDGIRGRADVAVVLERPLARIWLHARDLAVSEVTVEAAGGARVPGRLTQVHPSGVARLDLPRAVGPGPATIRMAWSARWGPAGAGAFRAREGGDLYASTQFEAVDARRAFPCFDEPRFKTPFEVTLTVPAGLVAISNAPERGSEPAAGGLRRVRFSATRPIPTYLVFWTVGPYDVVDAPAPPNEIRPTPLPVRYVVPRGRAADAAFAREAGPALLAELERWFGTPFPYPKLDHVVVPGFPLAMENPGAISYVESALLFDPRRQAPDERRWIADTMAHEMSHHWFGDLVTLPWWTEIWLNESFAQWMGTRAVQRWQPTWGADVAGVAGTTRAMRQDELAATRAILKPLARIEEVEGQFDAMSYQKGAALLGMIERWVGEAPFRDGVRRYLAAHVDGTGSTDAMLAEISAAAGRDVAAPFRTFLSQPGVPRVEAAVDCGGGTARVRLRQARALPRGSAAAPGGAWRIPVCLRYEAAGAVRERCTLLEHAEGTLALPEGCPAWLMPDAGAAGYYAWALAPADLARLRARGLARLSTLERLSFARAVAASERAGALPYADAMDALTALARDPRPEVAAEPIEALEHAHDWLVPAAGRPAVEVVARRLYRPVLARLGWSARPAESSAVRDLRARVVRLLALAGRDPAVRREAARRGAAYAGVADGKLHPEALDPELAPIALAVAVQERGRPMFEAVLARARAAPDLATRERLLPALAAADDPDLARRFAAVLAGDDLPLLERVDAVLDPHAVRSDPAFVARRLALLEENVDAWAAELPPFMAAGLPGAARGACSGGDAARVEALFARRAAALPGVEPMVARAVERIRLCAAGREADAGPASAWFARAARRVAPPPAGAAAR; this is translated from the coding sequence GTGACGCTGCTGCGCCGCGCCGCCCCGCCCCCGCCCCGCCCCGCCCTCCTCGCCGCGGCCGCGCTGCTGGCGCTCGCGACGCGTGCCGCCGCCGGCCCCGCGGCACCGCCCGGCCCTTCCCGCGCGCCCGCGCCCGGCGCCGGCGAGGAGCCGCCGCCGCTGCTGCAGCTCCCCGCCGACGTGCGCCCGGTCCGCTACGCGCTCGACCTGGAGATCCTGCCCGAGCGCGAGGACGGGATCCGCGGGCGCGCCGACGTGGCGGTGGTGCTGGAGCGGCCGCTCGCCCGGATCTGGCTCCACGCGCGCGACCTCGCCGTCTCGGAGGTCACCGTGGAGGCCGCCGGCGGCGCCCGCGTTCCCGGACGGCTGACGCAGGTGCACCCCTCGGGCGTCGCACGGCTCGACCTGCCGCGGGCGGTCGGGCCCGGGCCGGCCACCATCCGCATGGCCTGGTCGGCGCGCTGGGGCCCGGCCGGCGCCGGCGCGTTCCGGGCGCGGGAGGGGGGCGACCTCTACGCCTCCACGCAGTTCGAGGCGGTCGACGCCCGCCGCGCCTTCCCGTGCTTCGACGAGCCCCGGTTCAAGACGCCGTTCGAGGTGACGCTCACGGTTCCGGCCGGGCTGGTCGCGATCTCGAACGCCCCGGAGCGCGGCAGCGAGCCCGCCGCGGGCGGCCTCCGCCGCGTCCGCTTCTCGGCCACGCGCCCGATCCCCACCTATCTGGTGTTCTGGACGGTCGGGCCGTACGACGTGGTGGACGCGCCGGCGCCGCCGAACGAGATCCGCCCGACGCCGCTGCCGGTGCGGTACGTCGTGCCGCGCGGCCGCGCCGCCGACGCGGCGTTCGCGCGCGAGGCCGGGCCGGCGCTGCTCGCCGAGCTGGAGCGGTGGTTCGGGACGCCGTTCCCCTATCCGAAGCTCGACCACGTCGTGGTCCCCGGGTTCCCGCTCGCCATGGAGAACCCGGGCGCGATCTCCTACGTGGAGTCCGCGCTCCTGTTCGACCCGCGCCGCCAGGCGCCCGACGAGCGCCGGTGGATCGCGGACACCATGGCGCACGAGATGTCGCACCACTGGTTCGGCGACCTCGTCACCCTGCCCTGGTGGACCGAGATCTGGCTGAACGAGTCCTTCGCGCAGTGGATGGGGACGCGCGCGGTCCAGCGCTGGCAGCCGACCTGGGGCGCGGACGTGGCCGGGGTCGCCGGCACCACGCGGGCGATGCGCCAGGACGAGCTCGCGGCCACGCGCGCCATCCTGAAGCCGCTCGCGCGCATCGAGGAGGTGGAGGGGCAGTTCGACGCCATGAGCTACCAGAAGGGCGCGGCGCTCCTCGGCATGATCGAGCGCTGGGTGGGCGAGGCGCCGTTCCGGGACGGCGTCCGCCGCTACCTCGCGGCCCACGTGGACGGGACCGGCTCCACCGACGCGATGCTCGCCGAGATCTCCGCCGCGGCCGGCCGCGACGTCGCCGCGCCGTTCCGGACCTTCCTCTCGCAGCCGGGGGTGCCGCGGGTGGAGGCGGCGGTCGACTGCGGAGGAGGGACCGCGCGCGTCCGGCTCCGCCAGGCGCGGGCGCTTCCGCGCGGCTCCGCGGCGGCGCCGGGCGGCGCCTGGAGGATCCCGGTCTGCCTGCGCTACGAGGCGGCCGGCGCGGTGCGCGAGCGCTGCACGCTGCTGGAGCACGCCGAGGGAACGCTGGCGCTCCCCGAGGGCTGCCCGGCGTGGCTCATGCCCGACGCCGGCGCGGCGGGCTACTACGCCTGGGCGCTCGCGCCCGCCGACCTGGCCCGGCTGCGCGCGCGCGGGCTCGCTCGGCTCTCCACGCTGGAGCGGCTCTCGTTCGCGCGCGCCGTCGCCGCCTCGGAGCGCGCGGGCGCGCTGCCCTACGCCGACGCGATGGACGCGCTCACCGCGCTGGCGCGGGACCCACGGCCCGAGGTCGCCGCCGAGCCCATCGAGGCGCTCGAGCACGCCCACGACTGGCTGGTGCCGGCGGCGGGCCGGCCTGCGGTGGAGGTCGTGGCGCGGCGGCTCTACCGGCCGGTGCTGGCCAGGCTCGGGTGGTCCGCGCGGCCCGCCGAGTCGAGCGCCGTCCGCGACCTGCGCGCCCGCGTGGTGCGCCTGCTCGCGCTCGCCGGCCGCGACCCGGCCGTGCGCCGCGAGGCGGCGCGGCGCGGCGCGGCGTACGCCGGGGTGGCCGACGGGAAGCTGCACCCGGAGGCGCTGGACCCCGAGCTCGCCCCCATCGCGCTCGCGGTCGCGGTGCAGGAGCGCGGGCGGCCGATGTTCGAGGCCGTCCTCGCGCGCGCCCGGGCCGCCCCGGATCTCGCGACCCGCGAGCGGCTGCTCCCGGCGCTCGCCGCGGCGGACGATCCCGACCTCGCGCGCCGCTTCGCGGCGGTGCTCGCGGGCGACGACCTCCCGCTGCTCGAGCGGGTCGACGCCGTGCTGGACCCGCACGCGGTGCGCAGCGATCCCGCGTTCGTCGCCCGGCGGCTGGCGCTCCTCGAGGAGAACGTCGACGCGTGGGCGGCGGAGCTGCCGCCGTTCATGGCCGCCGGCCTCCCCGGGGCCGCGCGCGGGGCCTGCTCGGGCGGCGACGCGGCGCGGGTCGAGGCGCTGTTCGCGCGCCGCGCGGCGGCGCTGCCCGGCGTCGAGCCGATGGTGGCGAGGGCGGTGGAGCGGATCCGGCTGTGCGCCGCCGGCCGCGAGGCCGACGCGGGGCCGGCGTCGGCGTGGTTCGCCCGCGCGGCCCGGCGCGTTGCGCCCCCGCCCGCCGGCGCGGCCGCGCGCTAG
- a CDS encoding winged helix-turn-helix transcriptional regulator — MARTGRGGRLAEALRSQAGRGDLHAPACPSRGVLDHVTSRWGVLVLVSLLEGTHRFSALRRKVAGVSEKMLSQTLQALEHDGFVRREVHPVIPPRVDYSLTSLGREVAGHVEALTDWIEDSLPRILAAREEPKSRPAPAGRARA, encoded by the coding sequence ATGGCGAGGACGGGCAGGGGCGGACGGCTGGCCGAGGCGCTGCGATCGCAGGCGGGACGGGGAGATCTGCACGCGCCCGCCTGCCCGTCGCGCGGCGTGCTCGATCACGTGACCAGCCGGTGGGGCGTGCTCGTCCTCGTCTCGCTCCTCGAGGGCACGCACCGGTTCAGCGCGCTGCGCCGCAAGGTCGCCGGGGTGAGCGAGAAGATGCTCTCGCAGACGCTCCAGGCCCTGGAGCACGACGGCTTCGTGCGGAGGGAGGTCCACCCCGTCATCCCGCCGCGCGTCGACTACAGCCTGACCTCGCTCGGCCGCGAGGTGGCCGGGCACGTGGAGGCGCTGACGGACTGGATCGAGGACAGCCTCCCCCGGATCCTGGCGGCGCGGGAGGAGCCGAAGAGCCGGCCCGCCCCGGCCGGACGCGCCCGGGCTTGA
- a CDS encoding TetR/AcrR family transcriptional regulator, with translation MGKGAETREAILHRAVQLASEVGLEGVTIGRLAEAMDLSKSGLFAHFQSKEALQVATLEHAGALFVEAVVRPAMAEPRGAPRIRALVERWLRWPELVPQPGGCVFVQAAVELDDRPGPARELLVSMERAWLGTLARVARDARDGGQFRADVDPDQVAFELHGIMLTTHHAWRLLGDRHARRRARAAVERLLADCRLPA, from the coding sequence ATGGGGAAGGGCGCCGAGACGCGCGAGGCCATCCTGCACCGCGCCGTCCAGCTCGCCAGCGAGGTCGGGCTGGAGGGCGTCACCATCGGGCGCCTGGCCGAGGCCATGGACCTCTCCAAGAGCGGCCTGTTCGCGCACTTCCAGTCGAAGGAGGCGCTCCAGGTCGCGACCCTCGAGCACGCGGGCGCGCTGTTCGTCGAGGCCGTGGTCCGGCCGGCGATGGCCGAGCCGCGGGGGGCGCCGCGGATCCGGGCCCTCGTCGAGCGGTGGCTGCGCTGGCCGGAGCTGGTCCCGCAGCCCGGGGGATGCGTCTTCGTGCAGGCCGCGGTGGAGCTCGACGATCGCCCCGGCCCGGCGCGCGAGCTGCTGGTCTCGATGGAGCGCGCGTGGCTCGGGACCCTCGCCCGCGTGGCGCGCGACGCCCGGGACGGCGGCCAGTTCCGGGCGGACGTGGACCCGGACCAGGTCGCGTTCGAGCTCCACGGGATCATGCTGACCACCCACCACGCCTGGCGGCTCCTCGGCGATCGCCACGCCCGGCGCCGCGCCCGCGCCGCGGTGGAGCGGCTGCTGGCGGACTGCCGGCTGCCCGCCTGA
- a CDS encoding ArsR/SmtB family transcription factor yields MPVQLTDDEFCTIARALADPQRCEILRRAAAEGEVACSQLVEGVALCQSTVSHHLKELVAAQLLERRREGHFAYFRLRRDVMEAYLEALRARTLAPPPPRKLAESRARGG; encoded by the coding sequence ATGCCCGTCCAGCTCACCGACGACGAGTTCTGCACCATCGCGCGGGCGCTCGCCGACCCGCAGCGCTGCGAGATCCTGCGCCGCGCCGCGGCCGAGGGAGAGGTGGCCTGTTCCCAGCTGGTGGAGGGCGTCGCCCTGTGCCAGTCCACCGTCTCGCACCACCTGAAGGAGCTGGTGGCCGCGCAGCTCCTGGAGCGGCGCCGGGAGGGGCACTTCGCGTACTTCCGGCTCCGGCGCGACGTGATGGAGGCGTACCTGGAGGCGCTGCGGGCCCGCACCCTCGCGCCCCCGCCCCCGCGCAAGCTCGCGGAATCGCGGGCGCGCGGCGGCTGA
- a CDS encoding aldo/keto reductase: protein MEIPQPPRTAPAVRRLGLGMAALGRPAYHTIGHGADFPEGRSPEQLRRHAHAVLDAAHDAGIRHFDAARSYGAGEAFLRAWADARGLGPGDLTVSSKWGYRYVGGWRVDAEKHEVKDHSLEALRRQHAESVEALGPLLSLYQIHSVTADGPVLGDGAVLDELTRLRDGGLRLGVTVSGPGQAEAAARALGIERGGRPLFTAVQGTWNLLERSCEAVLGEAHASGRLVIVKEPLANGRLGPRGDVGSDGPLARVAREAGTTPDALALAAALARPWADLVLLGAATVDQLRSNLRALELQPRAEDQERLAALVEPPARYWARRATLAWT from the coding sequence ATGGAGATCCCGCAACCCCCGCGGACGGCGCCCGCCGTCCGCCGGCTCGGGCTGGGGATGGCCGCGCTGGGCCGCCCCGCCTACCACACCATCGGACACGGCGCCGACTTCCCCGAGGGCCGCTCGCCCGAGCAGCTCCGCCGGCACGCGCACGCGGTGCTCGACGCCGCGCACGACGCCGGGATCCGCCACTTCGACGCGGCCCGCTCCTACGGCGCGGGCGAGGCCTTCCTGCGCGCCTGGGCGGACGCCCGCGGCCTCGGTCCCGGCGACCTCACCGTCTCGTCGAAGTGGGGCTACCGCTACGTGGGCGGCTGGCGCGTGGACGCCGAGAAGCACGAGGTGAAGGACCACTCGCTGGAGGCGCTGCGGCGGCAGCACGCCGAGTCGGTCGAGGCGCTCGGCCCGCTGCTCTCGCTGTACCAGATCCACTCGGTGACCGCGGATGGCCCGGTGCTCGGCGACGGCGCGGTGCTGGACGAGCTGACCCGGCTGCGCGACGGCGGGCTGCGCCTCGGGGTCACCGTGAGCGGGCCGGGGCAGGCCGAGGCGGCCGCGCGCGCGCTCGGGATCGAGCGCGGGGGGCGGCCGCTGTTCACCGCGGTGCAGGGCACCTGGAACCTGCTCGAGCGCTCCTGCGAGGCGGTGCTCGGCGAGGCGCACGCGTCGGGCCGGCTGGTGATCGTGAAGGAGCCGCTCGCGAACGGGCGGCTCGGGCCGCGCGGCGACGTCGGGTCCGACGGGCCGCTCGCGCGCGTGGCCCGCGAGGCCGGCACCACGCCCGACGCGCTCGCCCTCGCGGCGGCGCTGGCCCGCCCCTGGGCGGACCTGGTGCTGCTGGGCGCCGCCACCGTGGACCAGCTCCGCTCCAACCTGCGCGCGCTCGAGCTGCAGCCGCGCGCCGAGGACCAGGAGCGGCTCGCCGCGCTGGTCGAGCCGCCGGCGCGCTACTGGGCCCGGCGCGCCACCCTCGCCTGGACCTAG
- a CDS encoding SDR family oxidoreductase, giving the protein MIAITAASGKLGHQAVEALLKRVPAATLVALVRHPARAADLAALGLQVREGDYDRPATLDTALAGVEKLLFISGSEVGRRVPQHQAVVDAARRAGVGLVAYTSILHADTSGVMLAVEHRETEAMLRASGVPHVLLRNGWYLENYTEHLGPALAHGAIAGAARDGRIAGAARADYAEAAAAVLTGEGHEGRAYELAGTPFTMADLAAEVSRQAGKPVAYRDLPPADYRAVLVGAGIPGPYADALVDADLGVARGELDDASGDLERLIGRPSTPLATAVAAALAALGARPRA; this is encoded by the coding sequence GTGATCGCCATCACCGCCGCCTCCGGAAAGCTCGGCCACCAGGCCGTCGAGGCCCTGCTGAAGCGCGTCCCCGCCGCAACGCTGGTGGCGCTGGTCCGCCACCCTGCGCGGGCGGCCGATCTCGCCGCCCTCGGGCTCCAGGTTCGCGAGGGCGACTACGACCGGCCGGCCACGCTCGACACGGCGCTCGCGGGCGTGGAGAAGCTGCTCTTCATCTCCGGCAGCGAGGTCGGCCGGCGCGTGCCGCAGCACCAGGCGGTCGTCGACGCCGCCCGGCGCGCGGGGGTCGGGCTGGTGGCGTACACCAGCATCCTGCACGCGGACACCTCCGGCGTGATGCTCGCCGTCGAGCACCGCGAGACCGAGGCCATGCTCCGCGCCTCCGGCGTGCCGCACGTGCTGCTCCGGAACGGCTGGTACCTCGAGAACTACACCGAGCACCTGGGGCCGGCCCTCGCGCACGGCGCCATCGCCGGGGCGGCCCGCGACGGCCGGATCGCCGGCGCCGCGCGCGCCGACTACGCGGAGGCCGCGGCCGCCGTGCTGACCGGCGAGGGCCACGAGGGCCGCGCGTACGAGCTGGCGGGCACGCCCTTCACGATGGCCGACCTCGCGGCGGAGGTCTCGCGCCAGGCCGGCAAGCCGGTCGCCTACCGCGACCTCCCACCCGCGGACTACCGCGCGGTGCTGGTCGGCGCGGGCATCCCGGGACCGTACGCCGACGCGCTGGTGGACGCGGACCTGGGCGTCGCCCGGGGCGAGCTCGACGACGCGAGCGGCGACCTGGAGCGGCTCATCGGGCGACCCAGCACGCCGCTCGCGACCGCGGTGGCGGCGGCGCTCGCCGCGCTCGGCGCGCGGCCACGCGCCTGA
- a CDS encoding sigma-54 interaction domain-containing protein: MPPPSAAPLPFLGLGSEDALRAVADALPDGLFTTDAAGRITFWNRAAARITGWSSGDAVGRDCSLLAGDPVHGCACGAGPIRCGMAERERTSKTCSVRTRDDRLLVIVKSAVPLLAPDGTAVGALESFSPVDPVPGGRRQDACARPQASGLLGRGPAMEELRRMIALVARSDATVMLHGESGSGKERVAEAIHAGSARAAGPFVRVNCSALNENLLESELFGHVRGAFTGALRDRRGRFQDADGGTLLLDEIGDISPVVQVKLLRVIEQRQIERVGDSAPVPVDVRIVCATHRDLRALVDAGRFRADLYFRLAVFPLRVPPLREHVEDLPEIATAFLERHAPAPGGRPRALSAAAIAALSACTWPGNVRELQNVLEFAALQAGDGDLGIEHLPAELRGACAPLPRRPGAMPGPEEIRSALEACGGRRAEAARRLGISRGTLWKRMRALAPGSSDPG; this comes from the coding sequence GTGCCCCCGCCCAGCGCCGCCCCCCTCCCGTTCCTCGGCCTCGGCAGCGAGGACGCGCTCCGCGCCGTCGCCGACGCGCTCCCGGACGGCCTGTTCACCACCGACGCCGCGGGGCGCATCACGTTCTGGAACCGCGCCGCGGCGCGGATCACCGGGTGGTCCTCCGGCGACGCGGTCGGGCGCGACTGCTCGCTGCTCGCCGGCGACCCGGTGCATGGCTGTGCGTGCGGCGCCGGGCCCATCCGCTGCGGCATGGCCGAGCGCGAGCGCACCTCCAAGACCTGCTCGGTGCGCACGCGCGACGACCGCCTGCTGGTGATCGTGAAGAGCGCCGTGCCCCTGCTCGCGCCCGACGGCACCGCGGTCGGGGCGCTCGAGTCCTTCAGCCCGGTGGACCCGGTGCCCGGCGGGCGGCGGCAGGACGCGTGCGCGCGGCCCCAGGCGTCCGGCCTGCTCGGCCGCGGGCCGGCCATGGAGGAGCTGCGCCGGATGATCGCGCTGGTGGCGCGCTCCGACGCCACGGTGATGCTGCACGGCGAGAGCGGCTCCGGCAAGGAGCGCGTCGCCGAGGCCATCCACGCCGGCAGCGCGCGGGCGGCGGGCCCGTTCGTGCGCGTGAACTGCTCCGCGCTGAACGAGAACCTGCTGGAGAGCGAGCTGTTCGGGCACGTGCGCGGCGCGTTCACCGGCGCCCTGCGCGATCGGCGCGGGCGCTTCCAGGACGCGGACGGCGGCACCTTGCTGCTGGACGAGATCGGCGACATCTCGCCGGTGGTGCAGGTGAAGCTGCTGCGGGTCATCGAGCAGCGCCAGATCGAGCGCGTGGGCGACTCCGCGCCGGTCCCGGTGGACGTGCGCATCGTGTGCGCCACCCACCGCGACCTGCGCGCGCTGGTCGACGCGGGTCGGTTCCGCGCGGACCTGTACTTCCGCCTGGCGGTGTTCCCGCTGCGCGTCCCCCCGCTGCGCGAGCACGTCGAGGACCTCCCCGAGATCGCCACCGCGTTCCTGGAGCGCCACGCGCCGGCCCCCGGGGGGCGGCCGCGCGCCCTCTCCGCCGCCGCGATCGCGGCGCTGTCCGCCTGCACCTGGCCCGGCAACGTGCGCGAGCTCCAGAACGTGCTCGAGTTCGCGGCGCTGCAGGCGGGGGACGGTGACCTCGGGATCGAGCACCTCCCCGCCGAGCTGCGCGGCGCCTGCGCCCCGCTGCCCCGCCGCCCGGGTGCGATGCCGGGGCCGGAGGAGATCCGGTCCGCGCTGGAGGCCTGCGGCGGGCGCCGGGCCGAGGCCGCGCGGCGGCTCGGCATCTCGCGGGGTACCCTCTGGAAGCGGATGCGGGCGCTCGCGCCGGGCTCGTCCGATCCGGGCTAG
- a CDS encoding deoxyhypusine synthase family protein, which translates to MPKTELPVLEFVLTNYKNFNARQTRDALVAYWRHVEAGGKMFWAVAGAMSSAQLGLTLAPAIRAGLIHGFSVTGANLEESLFRLVAHHSYKDFPDYRYLTKADDTRILEDRMRRVTDTSIPEDEAFRAVEKFIVPMWTRATEKGERRFWHEYFYELIQSIGTDLYEGDPEACWLLAAARAKLPIVVPGHEDSTFGNIFASHVKTGECSPSIVKSGIEYMAAFYDQYKELSAGKGVGFFQIGGGIAGDFPICVVPSIKYDLGEPVKPWAYFCQISDSTTSYGSYSGATPNEKITWDKLTQDTPMYVVESDATIVAPLMLTALLECKRAPAEANALIAKLAK; encoded by the coding sequence ATGCCGAAGACCGAGCTGCCCGTCCTCGAGTTCGTCCTCACGAACTACAAGAACTTCAACGCGCGCCAGACCCGCGACGCGCTCGTCGCCTACTGGCGGCACGTGGAGGCGGGCGGGAAGATGTTCTGGGCCGTCGCCGGCGCCATGTCGTCGGCGCAGCTCGGGCTCACGCTGGCGCCCGCCATCCGGGCTGGGCTCATCCACGGGTTCTCCGTCACCGGCGCGAACCTGGAGGAGTCGCTGTTCCGGCTTGTCGCGCACCACAGCTACAAGGACTTCCCCGACTACCGCTACCTCACCAAGGCGGACGATACCCGCATCCTCGAGGACCGGATGCGCCGGGTGACCGACACCAGCATCCCGGAGGACGAGGCGTTCCGCGCGGTGGAGAAGTTCATCGTCCCGATGTGGACGCGCGCCACCGAGAAGGGCGAGCGCCGCTTCTGGCACGAGTACTTCTACGAGCTGATCCAGTCGATCGGGACCGACCTCTACGAGGGCGACCCCGAGGCCTGCTGGCTGCTCGCCGCCGCGCGGGCGAAGCTGCCCATCGTGGTCCCCGGCCACGAGGACTCCACGTTCGGCAACATCTTCGCCTCGCACGTGAAGACCGGCGAGTGCAGCCCGTCCATCGTGAAGTCCGGCATCGAGTACATGGCCGCGTTCTACGACCAGTACAAGGAGCTGTCGGCCGGCAAGGGCGTCGGGTTCTTCCAGATCGGCGGCGGCATCGCCGGCGACTTCCCCATCTGCGTGGTGCCGTCGATCAAGTACGACCTGGGCGAGCCGGTGAAGCCCTGGGCCTACTTCTGCCAGATCTCGGACTCGACGACGTCCTACGGCTCGTACTCGGGCGCGACGCCCAACGAGAAGATCACCTGGGACAAGCTCACCCAGGACACGCCCATGTACGTGGTGGAGTCCGACGCGACGATCGTGGCGCCGCTGATGCTCACCGCGCTGCTCGAGTGCAAGCGCGCGCCCGCCGAGGCGAACGCGCTCATCGCGAAGCTCGCGAAGTGA
- a CDS encoding rubrerythrin family protein → MRKIAIALGTWVLLLLGGRALGAEPSPTQANLQAAHQRDLDAHARYQAFALAADREGYPGAAALFRAAARSEQIRAEQHAAALRRLGGSVTTAAAVVGTVRDTPFNLRAMLSHESAERFGSYPRAVRQARREELAEAALGFTLAHAVERELVALYQDAVGRLDALRTPGEPFHVCRTCGHVARGARPPETCPVSLSPAEAFERVP, encoded by the coding sequence ATGCGGAAGATTGCGATCGCGTTGGGGACGTGGGTGCTGCTGCTGCTCGGGGGGCGTGCGCTCGGCGCCGAGCCCTCCCCCACGCAGGCGAACCTCCAGGCGGCGCACCAGCGCGATCTGGATGCGCACGCGCGGTACCAGGCCTTCGCCCTCGCCGCGGACCGCGAGGGCTACCCGGGCGCGGCGGCGCTGTTCCGGGCGGCGGCGCGGTCCGAGCAGATCCGGGCGGAGCAGCACGCCGCGGCGCTCCGTCGCCTGGGCGGGTCGGTGACGACGGCCGCGGCGGTGGTGGGGACGGTGCGCGACACCCCGTTCAACCTGCGGGCGATGCTGTCGCACGAGAGCGCGGAACGGTTCGGCTCCTACCCGCGCGCGGTCCGGCAGGCCCGTCGCGAGGAGCTGGCGGAGGCGGCGCTCGGCTTCACGCTCGCGCACGCGGTCGAGCGGGAGCTGGTCGCGCTCTATCAGGACGCGGTGGGGCGACTGGACGCCCTCCGCACGCCGGGCGAGCCGTTCCACGTCTGCCGCACGTGCGGGCACGTGGCGCGCGGCGCCCGGCCGCCGGAGACGTGCCCGGTGTCGCTCTCGCCCGCCGAGGCGTTCGAGCGCGTCCCGTAG